The proteins below are encoded in one region of Fibrella aestuarina BUZ 2:
- a CDS encoding YeiH family protein, protein MSVPTTLPQTDRRGPFLTEDWTVVALGLLIIAVSLAGVIVPAPAFGWNHPSELLTKVFAPGNLLAVLGQFAVTYSIALAGAALLRKPLRTMLLGFPVVFGLTILALLLAGNKTLKDLNLEAVIFSLTIGLAVGNLARLPDWLSAALSTELWVKIGLVLLGTSVIFGDILKAGSLGLIQALLVVLSVWYFAFWVAKRLRVDEELTMMLASAVSICGVSAAIATSGAIQGDSKKLSYVISLVLITAIPMMLLMPWAAQGLGLSPEVTGAWLGGTIDTTGAVVASGSLAGEAALKISTIVKFSQNVLLGVAAFAISLYWTYTKKGTANPATQQPTGTSAQFGLIWERFPKFILGFVAASLLFSFVLPSTTIATVKDSLKSLQGLWFALAFTSIGLETRFADLINADNRRPLWAFLIAQGFNIIITLAIAYVLFG, encoded by the coding sequence ATGAGCGTACCAACCACCTTGCCTCAGACAGACCGCCGGGGGCCGTTTCTTACCGAAGACTGGACCGTAGTGGCGCTGGGTCTGCTGATTATTGCCGTTTCGCTGGCGGGCGTGATCGTTCCGGCACCAGCGTTCGGCTGGAACCACCCAAGCGAATTACTCACGAAAGTCTTCGCGCCCGGTAACCTGCTGGCGGTGCTGGGGCAGTTTGCGGTTACCTACAGCATCGCACTGGCGGGGGCGGCGCTGCTCCGCAAACCCCTACGAACCATGCTGCTGGGCTTCCCGGTCGTGTTTGGGCTGACCATACTGGCGCTCCTGCTCGCGGGCAACAAAACCCTGAAAGACCTTAACCTCGAAGCCGTCATTTTCAGCCTTACGATCGGTCTGGCCGTAGGAAATCTGGCCCGGCTTCCCGACTGGCTCTCGGCAGCACTATCGACCGAACTCTGGGTGAAAATTGGCCTGGTCCTGTTAGGCACGAGTGTCATCTTCGGCGACATTCTGAAAGCCGGATCGCTGGGCCTGATTCAGGCGCTATTGGTGGTACTATCCGTCTGGTACTTTGCCTTTTGGGTGGCTAAACGTCTGCGCGTCGATGAGGAGCTGACCATGATGCTGGCGTCGGCGGTGTCGATCTGTGGCGTATCGGCGGCCATTGCTACGTCGGGGGCGATTCAGGGCGATTCCAAAAAACTCTCCTATGTCATCTCGCTGGTGTTGATAACGGCCATTCCTATGATGCTGCTGATGCCCTGGGCCGCGCAGGGGCTGGGCCTCTCGCCCGAAGTGACCGGGGCCTGGCTGGGTGGCACCATCGACACAACGGGCGCGGTAGTCGCGTCGGGTTCGCTGGCGGGCGAAGCGGCCCTGAAAATCAGCACCATCGTCAAGTTTTCGCAAAACGTATTGTTGGGCGTAGCCGCGTTTGCCATCAGCCTGTACTGGACTTACACGAAAAAAGGAACGGCCAATCCGGCCACCCAACAACCCACCGGCACCTCGGCGCAGTTTGGGCTTATCTGGGAACGCTTCCCCAAATTCATTCTCGGTTTTGTGGCCGCCTCCCTGCTGTTTTCGTTCGTACTGCCATCCACGACAATCGCGACGGTGAAAGACAGCCTGAAAAGCCTGCAAGGGTTGTGGTTTGCGCTGGCGTTCACCAGTATTGGTCTGGAAACCCGGTTTGCCGATCTCATCAACGCCGATAACCGACGGCCCCTCTGGGCGTTTCTGATCGCGCAGGGATTCAACATTATCATCACCCTCGCCATCGCTTATGTGCTATTTGGCTAG
- the soxC gene encoding sulfite dehydrogenase, whose amino-acid sequence MTTEPSRNNAPKLTRRTLLGGAATAAVAVVQTSFARGLQIGLPDVPDDPTKRMGAPPGQVGTRSGFEKLVKSPSDISSRSPLQDFHGIITPSDLHFERHHNGVPVIDPAKYELIIHGLVERPTVFSLADLKRFPGVSRIAFLECSGNFRTGKETMTPQEICGLTSQSEWTGVRLSTLFREVGVKPKASWFLAEGGDAAVMTRSIPVAKGWDDAIIAYAQNGEALRPEQGYPVRLFLPGWEGNASVKWLRRLELGDAPWQTREETAKYSEPIKEGKIRQFSFDIDARSIITYPAYPVQVQRGWIEIRGLAWSGRGKVARVDVSTDAGNSWQLAQLDEPVLDKAHVRFRHLWQWNGAATEIMSRVTDETGYVQPTFRQLLDARGPDMGGYHLNPITSWQVKADGQVLHKPENWR is encoded by the coding sequence ATGACTACCGAGCCCTCCCGTAACAACGCCCCGAAACTAACCCGCCGAACGCTGCTGGGCGGGGCGGCCACTGCGGCCGTCGCCGTCGTGCAGACGTCGTTTGCCCGAGGGCTACAGATTGGCCTGCCCGACGTACCCGACGACCCGACCAAACGGATGGGTGCTCCGCCGGGTCAGGTAGGCACCCGGTCGGGCTTTGAAAAGCTGGTCAAAAGCCCGTCTGACATTTCGTCCCGGTCGCCCCTGCAAGATTTTCACGGCATCATTACCCCCTCCGACCTGCACTTCGAACGCCACCACAACGGCGTTCCGGTCATCGATCCGGCCAAGTATGAGCTGATCATTCACGGGCTGGTCGAGCGCCCAACAGTTTTCTCACTGGCCGATCTGAAGCGGTTTCCGGGCGTGTCGCGCATCGCGTTTCTCGAATGTTCGGGCAATTTCCGCACGGGTAAGGAAACCATGACGCCGCAGGAGATCTGCGGCCTCACCAGCCAGAGCGAATGGACGGGTGTTCGGCTGTCGACCCTGTTTCGGGAGGTGGGCGTTAAACCCAAGGCGAGTTGGTTTCTGGCCGAAGGTGGCGACGCCGCCGTTATGACGCGCAGCATACCCGTAGCGAAAGGTTGGGACGACGCCATCATCGCCTACGCCCAGAATGGCGAGGCCCTCCGCCCCGAACAGGGTTATCCCGTCCGGCTGTTTCTGCCCGGCTGGGAAGGCAACGCCAGCGTAAAGTGGCTCCGGCGGCTGGAACTCGGCGACGCCCCCTGGCAAACGCGTGAAGAGACGGCCAAGTATTCCGAACCCATCAAAGAGGGAAAAATTCGTCAGTTCAGCTTCGACATCGACGCCCGCAGCATTATCACGTACCCAGCCTACCCCGTTCAGGTGCAGCGCGGCTGGATCGAAATTCGCGGGCTGGCCTGGAGCGGGCGCGGCAAGGTCGCTCGGGTGGATGTCAGCACCGACGCCGGCAACAGCTGGCAACTGGCCCAGCTGGATGAACCGGTACTTGACAAAGCGCACGTGCGATTCCGGCACCTATGGCAGTGGAACGGGGCCGCTACCGAAATCATGAGCCGCGTGACCGACGAAACGGGCTACGTGCAGCCCACCTTTCGCCAACTGCTCGACGCCCGCGGACCCGATATGGGCGGTTATCACCTCAACCCGATCACGAGCTGGCAGGTGAAGGCCGACGGGCAGGTCCTGCACAAACCGGAAAACTGGCGATAA
- a CDS encoding c-type cytochrome, which produces MPADTLIQNVPDRFGFGKPASPAQIARLDIDVRPDGVGLPAGSGTSAQGAVLFAAKCAACHGPGGVGGPNGSLVTTNSTAGKRPEKTIGNYWPYATTVFDYIRRAMPFNQPGSLTDKEVYALTAYLLHANGLIDEKTELDARLLPTVKMPAQPRFVPDDRRGGPDIH; this is translated from the coding sequence ATGCCGGCCGATACACTTATCCAGAACGTACCTGATCGGTTTGGCTTTGGCAAACCAGCTTCCCCCGCTCAGATTGCCCGACTCGACATCGACGTTCGGCCCGATGGCGTCGGCCTGCCTGCCGGGTCAGGTACGTCGGCGCAGGGGGCGGTGCTGTTTGCAGCCAAATGCGCCGCCTGCCACGGCCCCGGTGGTGTGGGCGGGCCGAACGGTTCGCTGGTGACCACCAACTCTACCGCGGGTAAGCGCCCCGAAAAAACCATCGGCAACTACTGGCCCTACGCCACCACCGTCTTCGATTACATCCGGCGGGCTATGCCGTTCAACCAGCCCGGTTCACTAACCGACAAGGAAGTGTACGCTTTAACGGCTTACCTGCTGCATGCCAACGGGTTGATCGACGAAAAAACCGAACTGGATGCCCGCCTTTTACCGACCGTAAAGATGCCCGCCCAACCCCGTTTCGTTCCCGACGACCGGCGGGGCGGCCCCGACATTCACTAG
- a CDS encoding RrF2 family transcriptional regulator, with protein MISKRAKYALKALVKLAEQYGKGSVQISWLAAQGDIPQRFLETILLDLRNHGLLQSQKGKTGGYMLRIDPEKINLAQVLRIIDGPIAPTPCVSKHFYVRCDDCVDEETCRLRPIMERVRDANLAVYENVSLRELTETENS; from the coding sequence ATGATATCGAAGCGAGCTAAGTATGCCTTAAAGGCCCTAGTAAAACTGGCTGAGCAGTATGGGAAAGGCTCGGTGCAAATCAGCTGGTTAGCCGCCCAGGGCGACATTCCCCAGCGTTTTCTGGAGACCATTTTGCTGGACCTCCGGAACCACGGTTTGCTGCAAAGCCAAAAAGGAAAAACGGGCGGCTACATGCTGCGGATTGATCCCGAGAAAATTAATCTGGCGCAGGTACTACGCATCATCGACGGCCCGATTGCCCCCACCCCCTGCGTCTCCAAACATTTTTACGTCCGTTGCGACGATTGCGTCGATGAGGAAACGTGCCGACTCCGCCCGATCATGGAACGTGTGCGCGACGCCAATCTGGCGGTCTACGAAAACGTCAGCCTGCGTGAACTAACCGAGACCGAGAACTCCTGA
- a CDS encoding SusC/RagA family TonB-linked outer membrane protein produces MTKGIFLLGLSLFISFIAQAQPNGPVINATVSGRITDERTNEPLIGATVVIKGTTNGGTTDVDGRFNLRTGQKLPFTLVISFIGYEPKEVIAETSTIQVSLTTDSKQLSEVLVVGYGTTERKNLIGSITKIDPAETKNIPVGSFDQQLQGKVAGVQISSATGVPGERTNIRVRGATSINGSNDPLYVVDGVFINGNSLQTIGTGGKATSPIADINPSDIESVEVLKDAEATALYGSRGANGVILITTKRGAFGQKPTIRLDASAGAAKAQKLWDLTTGPEHATLVNEWWINTGKDDPTLNRTFANRPFRPVAEGGRGLPEEQQTYDRLSELFRTAQLRNYDLSLSGGTQTTKYYIGAGYNSQEAIIRPVDFSRASFKVNLDQQVSDKVQVGVSNTFTRTYRNQARAGDGPAGGLLQAALHTPTYLSPVNEQGVLVGRAGFDNLTLLLDNYNINTTSLRYIGNLYADAQLLPSNSTASLKFRTSWGIDYNNYNESEYWNSLLIAGSPNGLATSSVSQYTTWLNEQTLTYRQRLGARHSVGVLVGNTLQSDVLTRTYAEGRGFANNSFTQISSAATTAASQNWSKSTLASFFGKVDYNYAGRYLVDASLRADGSSRFGAARKWGYFPSVGVAWRAKQESFLQQVGFLSELKIRGSWGVTGNQNGIGNFAAQGLWTGGAGYQGSAGIAPQQLGNPDLQWERTQQFSAGADIGLFNDRIRLELNLYDKYTTNGLIQLALPGTTGFSQYWSNAAEISNRGFEFAISTTNIQRGGLTWTTSLNLARNVNNIEKLANPLRYGSRELILQQQGSPLYSFWVYKQLYVDPQTGNAVYEDVNKDGKITVDDRQIVGNIWPKLFGGFTNNVTYRGFDLNLFFAFQYGNSIYNHNRFFGEGGGARDAARIIFASNLARWQKPGDITNVPRPDGINVNNYRDGGSRWLEDGSFLRLRSLTVGYTLPNTLTQKVGIQNLRVYAVGTNLWLLTKYTGLDPESSASSDPNAQGIDLGTPPQPVGIQGGISLTF; encoded by the coding sequence ATGACAAAAGGTATATTCCTGCTGGGATTAAGCCTGTTTATTTCGTTTATAGCCCAGGCTCAGCCCAATGGGCCTGTCATTAATGCGACCGTTTCGGGTCGTATTACCGATGAACGAACCAACGAACCCCTTATCGGCGCTACGGTGGTTATCAAAGGAACCACCAACGGCGGAACGACGGATGTCGACGGCCGTTTCAATCTCCGAACCGGCCAGAAGCTTCCTTTCACGCTGGTAATCAGCTTCATTGGCTATGAACCAAAAGAAGTAATCGCCGAAACGAGCACGATTCAGGTCAGCCTCACCACCGACTCCAAGCAACTTAGCGAAGTGCTGGTGGTGGGCTACGGCACCACGGAGCGAAAAAACCTGATCGGCTCCATCACCAAAATCGACCCCGCCGAAACGAAGAACATTCCCGTCGGTAGTTTTGATCAGCAGTTGCAGGGTAAGGTGGCCGGCGTACAGATCTCATCGGCCACGGGCGTGCCGGGTGAGCGGACCAACATCCGGGTGCGGGGCGCTACCTCCATCAACGGCAGCAATGATCCGCTCTACGTGGTGGATGGGGTGTTCATCAACGGCAACAGCCTCCAGACCATCGGCACGGGGGGCAAAGCGACCTCGCCCATCGCCGACATCAATCCTTCCGACATCGAGAGTGTCGAGGTGCTGAAAGACGCCGAAGCCACCGCGCTCTACGGGTCGCGGGGCGCCAACGGGGTTATCCTGATCACCACCAAACGGGGTGCCTTTGGGCAGAAACCCACCATTCGGCTCGACGCCTCGGCGGGTGCCGCCAAAGCCCAGAAACTCTGGGACCTCACCACCGGCCCCGAGCACGCCACGCTGGTCAACGAATGGTGGATCAACACCGGCAAGGACGATCCCACGCTCAACCGCACCTTCGCCAACCGCCCATTTCGACCCGTAGCGGAAGGGGGTCGTGGTCTGCCCGAAGAGCAGCAGACCTACGACCGGCTGAGCGAACTGTTCCGCACGGCCCAGCTCCGCAACTACGACCTGTCGCTGAGTGGTGGCACCCAGACGACCAAATACTACATCGGAGCGGGCTACAACAGTCAGGAAGCCATCATCCGGCCGGTCGATTTCAGCCGGGCCAGCTTCAAGGTCAACCTCGATCAGCAGGTGAGCGACAAGGTGCAGGTGGGCGTCAGCAACACCTTTACGCGCACGTACCGCAATCAGGCCCGCGCTGGTGATGGCCCCGCCGGAGGGCTGCTTCAGGCCGCGCTCCACACGCCAACGTACCTGTCGCCCGTCAATGAGCAGGGCGTGCTGGTCGGCCGCGCCGGCTTCGATAACCTGACGCTGCTGCTCGACAATTACAACATCAACACGACGAGCCTGCGCTACATCGGCAACCTGTATGCCGACGCCCAACTCCTCCCGAGCAATTCAACGGCCAGCCTGAAGTTCCGTACCAGTTGGGGCATCGATTACAACAACTACAACGAATCGGAATACTGGAATTCACTCCTGATCGCGGGTAGCCCGAATGGGTTGGCCACGTCGAGCGTCAGCCAGTACACAACCTGGCTCAATGAGCAGACGCTTACGTACCGGCAGCGGCTCGGAGCCCGTCATTCCGTCGGCGTGCTGGTCGGCAATACGCTGCAAAGCGACGTGCTGACCCGTACCTACGCCGAAGGGCGCGGCTTTGCCAACAACAGCTTCACCCAGATTTCGTCGGCGGCGACCACGGCCGCCTCGCAGAACTGGAGCAAAAGCACACTGGCGTCGTTCTTCGGCAAGGTCGACTACAATTACGCCGGGCGCTACCTGGTTGATGCCAGCCTGCGGGCCGACGGCAGCAGCCGGTTCGGTGCGGCGCGCAAGTGGGGCTACTTCCCCTCGGTGGGAGTTGCCTGGCGGGCCAAGCAGGAGTCGTTTTTGCAACAGGTCGGCTTTCTCAGCGAGCTGAAAATCCGGGGTAGCTGGGGCGTCACGGGCAACCAGAACGGCATCGGCAACTTCGCCGCGCAGGGCCTCTGGACGGGTGGCGCGGGCTATCAGGGCAGCGCGGGCATTGCACCTCAACAGCTTGGCAACCCGGATTTGCAATGGGAACGTACCCAGCAGTTCAGCGCGGGCGCTGACATCGGCCTGTTCAACGACCGTATCCGGCTGGAGCTGAACCTATACGATAAATACACTACCAACGGCCTGATTCAGCTGGCTTTGCCAGGCACCACGGGCTTCAGCCAGTACTGGAGCAACGCCGCCGAAATCAGCAACCGGGGGTTTGAGTTTGCCATCAGCACGACGAATATTCAGCGCGGCGGCCTTACCTGGACCACCAGCCTGAACCTGGCCCGCAACGTCAACAATATCGAGAAACTGGCCAATCCGCTCCGCTATGGCAGCCGTGAACTGATTCTGCAACAGCAGGGCTCACCCCTCTATTCGTTCTGGGTCTACAAGCAACTCTACGTCGATCCGCAGACGGGCAACGCGGTGTACGAGGATGTTAATAAAGATGGCAAAATCACCGTCGATGACCGGCAGATCGTAGGAAACATCTGGCCCAAACTGTTTGGCGGATTCACCAACAACGTCACTTACCGGGGCTTCGACCTGAACCTCTTCTTCGCCTTCCAGTACGGCAATTCCATCTATAACCACAACCGGTTCTTCGGCGAAGGCGGTGGCGCGCGCGATGCCGCCCGCATCATTTTCGCCTCGAATCTGGCTCGCTGGCAAAAGCCCGGCGATATCACCAACGTACCCCGGCCCGATGGCATCAACGTCAACAACTACCGCGACGGCGGCAGCCGCTGGCTCGAAGATGGCTCCTTCCTGCGGCTTCGGTCGCTGACCGTAGGCTACACCCTCCCCAACACCCTCACGCAGAAGGTGGGGATACAAAACCTGCGCGTCTACGCCGTGGGCACCAACCTGTGGCTCCTCACGAAGTACACCGGCCTCGACCCCGAGTCGAGCGCCAGCAGCGACCCCAACGCCCAGGGCATCGACCTGGGTACGCCCCCGCAGCCCGTTGGCATTCAGGGCGGTATCAGCCTGACGTTTTAA
- a CDS encoding RagB/SusD family nutrient uptake outer membrane protein has translation MLFKSYRLLVLLTLSTSSCTNFLDVKPLESIADTQTITDQNSALTALRGVYSALASSDYYGTSFQSIGYLSGDNIQWTGSQSQVQEFINKRVNADNSTISAAWIAIYRTINRANNVLAKVPTVTDPALTTTLKNGYLGEAYAIRALAYFDLARTFGGVPLITNPTILPTDNLGIKRSTVAETYAQVLKDLDAAEPLLPTTTDRYRVTRKTVYALKARYYLYQQDWAKAEDFAGRLITDATNYRLTKPYGAFFLADARGTTESVWELFYNGTTEVNSHRGQWQPQTNGGTRQWAPNDALVALLNDPAVGGNRSVLVAKDNQNRWYGTLYYRNPASDPSYIFRIAEAYLIRAEARAQQGKTTDALADLNAVRDRAGLTALTSTTTATKDALLLAIENERRVEFALEPHRWFDVVRTGRAGAVFGLTDPNRYILPIPVQQLLSDKALTQNPGY, from the coding sequence ATGCTTTTCAAATCCTATCGCCTGCTGGTGCTACTCACATTAAGTACCAGCAGTTGCACCAACTTTCTGGATGTCAAGCCCCTCGAATCAATTGCGGACACCCAGACCATTACCGACCAGAACTCAGCCCTGACCGCGCTCCGGGGCGTCTACAGCGCGCTGGCCAGCAGTGATTATTACGGTACCAGCTTCCAGTCCATCGGCTACCTCTCGGGCGACAATATTCAGTGGACGGGATCGCAGTCGCAGGTACAGGAGTTTATCAACAAGCGGGTCAACGCCGACAATTCGACGATCAGCGCCGCCTGGATCGCCATTTACCGGACCATCAACCGGGCCAATAATGTGCTGGCCAAAGTGCCCACCGTGACCGACCCAGCCCTGACTACGACCCTGAAAAATGGGTATCTCGGCGAAGCCTACGCCATCCGGGCGCTGGCCTATTTTGATCTGGCCCGCACCTTCGGCGGGGTGCCGCTGATTACCAACCCGACGATTCTCCCAACGGATAATCTGGGCATAAAGCGTAGCACGGTGGCCGAGACCTACGCGCAGGTGCTCAAGGACCTCGACGCGGCCGAGCCCCTGCTGCCCACCACCACCGACCGCTACCGGGTCACGCGCAAAACAGTGTATGCCCTCAAAGCCCGGTATTACCTCTACCAGCAGGACTGGGCCAAAGCCGAGGACTTTGCCGGGCGACTCATTACCGATGCCACGAATTACCGCCTGACTAAACCCTACGGCGCTTTTTTCCTGGCCGACGCCCGCGGCACGACTGAGTCGGTCTGGGAGCTTTTCTACAACGGCACGACCGAGGTAAACAGCCACCGGGGGCAATGGCAACCGCAAACCAACGGCGGCACCCGGCAATGGGCACCGAACGACGCCCTCGTGGCCCTGCTGAACGACCCGGCCGTGGGCGGTAATCGCTCGGTGCTGGTGGCCAAAGACAACCAGAACCGCTGGTATGGCACGCTCTATTACCGGAACCCGGCTTCCGACCCGTCCTACATCTTCCGCATCGCCGAAGCCTACCTGATACGCGCCGAAGCCCGCGCACAGCAGGGCAAAACAACTGATGCCCTCGCGGACCTGAACGCTGTGCGCGACCGGGCCGGGCTGACCGCGCTCACCAGCACCACCACGGCCACTAAAGACGCCCTGTTGCTGGCCATCGAAAACGAACGCCGCGTCGAGTTTGCGCTGGAACCCCACCGCTGGTTCGACGTCGTCAGAACGGGCCGCGCCGGCGCTGTTTTCGGCCTGACCGACCCCAACCGCTACATCCTGCCTATTCCGGTGCAGCAGCTGCTATCCGACAAAGCATTAACCCAAAATCCAGGCTATTAA
- a CDS encoding TonB-dependent receptor — protein MKQYAIALLLVSTLLLPWWAVAQNAPVINATVSGRVVDASTEKPLIGATVAIKGTTNASPTREDGRFTLLTGQKIPFTVTVSFVGYKTTDVVISDNNIEIKLEEGTNELADVVITSRRRQESAQAVPIPISVVRGALVEDAGAFNVNRLKEIVPSVQLYSSNARNTTLNIRGLGSTFGLTNDGIDPGVGFYVDGVYYARPAATALDFVDIDQIEVLRGPQGTLFGKNTTAGAFNITTRPASFVPGATFEVSYGNYNYIQAKASITGPLTDKLAARLSFSGTQRNGVIYNVRTQQPLNTLNNLGVRGQLLYTPSDNVKLTLTGDMTDQKPVGYSVIYAGAVTTQRPAYRQFNAIIADLGYKLPSTNPFDRITDQDTPSRAGNQLGGVSLNADIKLGNGTLTSTSAWRYWKWDPLNDRDYIGLPVFTISAGNSKHDQYSQEIRYAGSLSSRLSGVVGAFYLYQDLQSDPVQTEEAGSAQWRFAQSSTSALWKTPGLFDNFGIRTTNRIRSTSAALFAQADWAITEKLHVLPGIRYNYDKKIANYKRETYGGLQTTDPALLALKNAVYTNQAFDANVDETNFSGQLTLQYKASERLNAFATYSTSYKPIGINIGGLPTANGQVLTDLARVNPEFVTHYEVGIKTKPSPSSVLNLVVHNSDIKDYQTQVQTPEPGVNRGYLANAEKVRVWGVELDGNLRVSNAFSLYGALAYTDAKYVTFRNAPVPLEETGAAQAFKDVSGGALPGVSKWAGSLGGEVSGAGKFLSQEGRYFVAADTYARSSFSSSPSPSQFLNIDGYSLVNARVGFRASNGTSIYVWSRNLLNQNYFEQLLPAPGNAGQYGAVLGDPRTYGITVRYSF, from the coding sequence ATGAAACAGTACGCTATTGCGCTTCTTTTGGTGTCTACGTTGCTATTGCCCTGGTGGGCCGTTGCGCAGAATGCGCCCGTTATCAATGCCACCGTATCGGGGCGGGTCGTCGATGCCAGTACCGAAAAACCACTGATTGGCGCGACCGTCGCGATTAAAGGCACCACCAACGCCTCTCCAACCCGGGAAGATGGCCGGTTTACACTGCTTACGGGTCAAAAAATTCCCTTCACGGTAACCGTCTCCTTCGTTGGCTACAAAACGACCGACGTGGTTATCTCAGACAATAACATCGAGATCAAGCTGGAAGAAGGAACCAACGAACTGGCCGACGTGGTCATTACCTCGCGCCGTCGGCAGGAGTCGGCACAAGCCGTCCCCATCCCGATTTCGGTGGTGCGGGGGGCGCTGGTCGAAGATGCCGGGGCGTTCAACGTCAACCGGCTGAAAGAGATCGTGCCGTCGGTGCAGCTCTACTCGTCGAATGCCCGTAACACCACGCTCAACATCCGGGGCTTAGGCTCAACCTTCGGGCTGACCAACGACGGCATCGACCCTGGCGTGGGGTTCTACGTCGATGGGGTGTACTACGCCCGCCCGGCGGCTACGGCTCTCGACTTCGTCGATATTGATCAGATTGAGGTGCTGCGTGGGCCGCAGGGTACGTTGTTTGGTAAAAACACAACGGCCGGGGCATTCAACATCACCACCCGCCCCGCCAGTTTTGTGCCGGGTGCCACCTTCGAGGTGAGCTACGGCAACTACAATTACATACAGGCCAAGGCGTCGATTACCGGTCCGCTGACCGACAAACTGGCGGCCCGCCTGTCGTTTTCCGGCACGCAGCGTAACGGAGTCATCTACAACGTGCGGACGCAACAACCGCTCAATACGCTGAACAACCTCGGCGTCCGGGGCCAGTTGCTGTATACCCCCAGCGACAACGTTAAGCTGACGCTGACCGGTGACATGACCGACCAAAAGCCGGTGGGGTATTCGGTGATCTATGCCGGGGCCGTCACGACCCAACGGCCTGCCTATCGCCAGTTCAACGCCATTATTGCTGATTTGGGCTATAAACTACCCTCTACGAATCCGTTTGACCGGATCACCGACCAAGACACGCCCTCGCGGGCTGGTAACCAGCTGGGTGGGGTTTCGCTCAACGCCGACATTAAACTTGGCAACGGTACGTTGACCTCGACTTCGGCCTGGCGCTACTGGAAGTGGGACCCGCTCAACGACCGGGATTACATCGGGTTGCCTGTGTTCACGATTTCGGCCGGTAACTCCAAACACGACCAGTATTCGCAGGAAATCCGCTACGCGGGGAGCCTGTCGTCGCGGCTGAGTGGGGTAGTGGGGGCGTTCTACCTCTACCAGGATTTGCAGTCTGACCCCGTGCAGACCGAAGAAGCCGGTTCGGCGCAATGGCGGTTTGCCCAGAGCTCAACCAGCGCACTCTGGAAGACGCCCGGTCTGTTCGACAACTTCGGTATCCGCACCACCAACCGCATTCGCAGCACCAGCGCCGCCCTGTTTGCACAGGCCGACTGGGCCATTACCGAGAAGCTCCACGTGTTGCCCGGTATCCGCTACAACTACGACAAGAAAATCGCCAATTATAAGCGCGAAACCTACGGCGGTCTGCAAACGACCGATCCGGCGCTGCTGGCGCTCAAGAATGCCGTTTATACCAACCAGGCCTTCGACGCCAACGTAGACGAAACCAATTTTTCGGGCCAGCTCACGCTGCAATACAAAGCCAGCGAACGCCTCAACGCGTTTGCGACTTATTCGACCAGCTACAAGCCCATCGGGATTAATATTGGTGGCTTGCCGACGGCCAACGGGCAGGTACTGACCGACCTGGCGCGGGTGAACCCTGAATTTGTGACGCACTACGAGGTGGGCATTAAAACCAAACCGTCGCCGAGTTCGGTGCTGAATCTGGTGGTTCACAACAGCGACATCAAAGACTACCAGACGCAGGTGCAAACGCCCGAGCCCGGCGTGAATCGGGGTTACCTGGCCAATGCCGAAAAAGTGCGGGTATGGGGCGTAGAACTGGATGGTAACCTGCGGGTTAGCAACGCGTTCTCACTCTACGGGGCGCTGGCCTACACCGATGCCAAATACGTTACGTTCCGGAACGCGCCGGTGCCACTCGAAGAAACGGGGGCGGCGCAGGCATTCAAGGATGTGTCGGGCGGGGCGCTGCCGGGCGTGTCGAAATGGGCCGGTTCGCTGGGTGGCGAAGTAAGCGGTGCGGGTAAATTCCTGTCGCAGGAGGGGCGGTACTTCGTAGCGGCTGATACCTACGCCCGGTCGTCATTTTCGTCGAGTCCGTCGCCGTCGCAGTTCCTCAACATTGATGGCTATTCGCTGGTGAACGCGCGCGTTGGCTTCCGGGCCTCCAACGGCACGTCGATTTACGTGTGGAGCCGCAACCTGCTGAATCAGAATTACTTTGAGCAGTTGCTGCCGGCACCCGGCAACGCCGGGCAGTATGGAGCGGTGCTGGGCGACCCACGTACCTACGGCATAACGGTGCGCTATTCGTTCTAG